From the genome of Candidatus Desulfarcum epimagneticum, one region includes:
- a CDS encoding Amidohydrolase encodes MIIDCHTHIFPPEIRDAREKYFASESAFKLLYESEKSKLRGARDLIRRMDEQGVDRSVVFGFPWRSPEVFRRHNDYIMEAAARHPGRLIGLGCFDPSSPEAPSEARRCLDAGLSGIGELAFYESDMDGASADAMAPIMDLCRERNAPVLIHANEPLGHVYPGKAPNTLGGIYRFLKRFPENRMVLAHWGGGVFFFHLLKKEVKSVLKNVFFDTAASPFLYDPAIYPTAAGIVGPEKILFGSDYPLIHPRRYFNEMAESGLQKDAMEAILGKNAAAVFGF; translated from the coding sequence ATGATCATCGACTGCCACACCCATATTTTCCCGCCTGAGATTCGCGACGCCCGGGAAAAGTATTTTGCCTCGGAAAGCGCGTTTAAACTTTTGTATGAATCGGAAAAATCCAAACTTCGCGGGGCCCGGGACCTCATCCGGCGCATGGATGAGCAGGGGGTGGACCGGTCGGTGGTTTTCGGGTTCCCCTGGCGCTCCCCGGAGGTTTTCAGGCGCCACAACGACTATATCATGGAGGCCGCGGCCCGGCATCCCGGCCGCCTCATCGGCCTGGGATGCTTTGATCCCTCCAGCCCGGAGGCGCCGTCCGAGGCGCGGCGGTGTCTGGACGCCGGTCTTTCGGGCATCGGGGAGCTGGCGTTTTACGAGTCGGACATGGACGGGGCCTCGGCCGATGCGATGGCGCCGATCATGGACCTGTGCCGGGAGCGAAACGCGCCGGTTCTGATCCACGCCAACGAGCCCCTGGGGCATGTGTATCCCGGAAAGGCCCCCAACACCCTGGGGGGAATTTACCGGTTTTTAAAACGCTTTCCCGAAAATCGCATGGTCCTGGCCCACTGGGGCGGGGGCGTTTTTTTCTTCCATCTTTTAAAAAAAGAGGTCAAGTCGGTTTTAAAAAACGTCTTTTTCGACACCGCCGCCTCCCCGTTTCTGTACGACCCCGCCATCTACCCCACCGCCGCGGGAATTGTCGGGCCTGAGAAGATACTCTTCGGCAGCGATTATCCCCTTATTCATCCCCGGCGGTATTTCAACGAAATGGCTGAATCGGGCCTTCAAAAAGACGCTATGGAGGCTATTTTGGGGAAAAACGCCGCGGCGGTTTTTGGGTTTTGA
- the dinB gene encoding DNA polymerase IV codes for MILHIDMDAFYASVERLDNPALKGLPLIVGGLSKRSVVAAASYEARRFGVHSAMPIFMAREKCPQAVILPPRMRRYKEVSRKVMAILNRFSPLVEAASIDEAYVDAAGCRRLFGTPKDMAAEVKSAVEKELGLTCSVGVAENKFLAKIASDLEKPDGLTLVPREKSLEFIQTLPLEKVPGVGRETRKRLKALGAVFLGDIGKLPGKTLEKKMGKAGARLEALSRCLDPSPVKPHRFPKSVSAEKTLMEDTADLGVLNACLLKQSGDLARELRRLKVKAKTVSIKIKHADFTLVTRSRSLPAPVQSSRDIFTESSRLLQHYPLSQKARLIGVSASGFVAENAPVQMELFPAGRDERRAWEKLDRAVDAIYEKHGREVVKMASNLNPRNPEDTRGILKP; via the coding sequence ATGATTCTTCACATTGACATGGACGCCTTTTACGCCTCTGTGGAGCGTCTGGACAACCCCGCGCTCAAGGGGCTGCCCCTCATCGTGGGGGGGCTGTCAAAACGAAGCGTGGTGGCCGCCGCGAGCTACGAGGCCCGCCGTTTCGGGGTTCATTCGGCCATGCCCATTTTCATGGCCCGGGAAAAATGTCCGCAGGCTGTGATCCTTCCCCCCCGGATGCGCCGCTACAAAGAGGTGTCCCGCAAAGTCATGGCCATTTTAAACCGTTTCTCTCCCCTGGTGGAGGCGGCGTCCATCGACGAGGCGTATGTGGACGCGGCCGGGTGCCGGCGGCTTTTCGGGACCCCGAAGGACATGGCGGCTGAGGTCAAATCCGCCGTTGAAAAGGAGCTGGGCCTGACCTGCTCGGTGGGGGTGGCGGAAAACAAGTTCCTGGCCAAGATCGCCTCAGACCTTGAAAAGCCCGACGGCCTGACCCTGGTGCCCCGGGAAAAATCCCTGGAGTTTATTCAAACCCTTCCCCTTGAAAAAGTTCCCGGGGTGGGCCGCGAGACCCGGAAACGTTTAAAGGCCCTGGGGGCGGTTTTTTTGGGGGATATCGGGAAGCTCCCGGGAAAAACCCTGGAGAAAAAGATGGGAAAGGCCGGCGCCCGGCTGGAGGCGCTGTCCCGCTGCCTGGACCCCTCGCCCGTGAAGCCCCATCGATTTCCCAAGTCGGTCAGCGCGGAAAAGACCCTCATGGAGGACACCGCCGACCTGGGCGTTTTAAACGCCTGTCTGCTCAAACAGTCGGGGGACCTGGCCCGGGAGCTGAGAAGGCTCAAGGTCAAGGCCAAAACCGTCTCCATTAAAATCAAACACGCGGATTTCACCCTGGTCACCCGGTCCCGTTCCCTGCCCGCGCCCGTCCAGTCTTCCCGGGATATCTTCACAGAATCGTCCCGGCTCCTTCAACATTATCCCCTGTCCCAAAAGGCCCGCCTCATCGGGGTGTCGGCGTCGGGCTTTGTGGCCGAAAACGCCCCGGTCCAGATGGAGCTTTTCCCGGCCGGCCGGGACGAGCGCCGCGCGTGGGAAAAGCTGGACCGGGCTGTGGACGCCATCTATGAAAAGCATGGGAGGGAGGTGGTGAAAATGGCGTCAAACTTAAATCCCCGGAATCCTGAAGACACGAGAGGAATTTTAAAACCATGA
- a CDS encoding conserved hypothetical protein (Evidence 4 : Unknown function but conserved in other organisms) codes for MAIGKQVIQEFWRRSAPLYEYAGLIVESAENGVYRCRMPLNERTGNHMNTVHAAVQWAAAEVLGGIAGVAVLGTDLENFYGAVRSVSIEFLKPARTAIIAETLFGEREAIRLKRLLSDGAEATWRLSAEIRDESGDIVATSEAEYIIRPWRAA; via the coding sequence ATGGCGATTGGCAAACAAGTCATTCAGGAATTTTGGCGACGCTCCGCTCCTCTGTACGAGTACGCCGGTCTGATTGTTGAGTCTGCTGAAAACGGCGTCTATCGATGTCGTATGCCGTTAAATGAGCGGACTGGAAATCATATGAATACGGTTCATGCCGCGGTCCAGTGGGCGGCCGCCGAGGTTTTAGGCGGGATAGCAGGAGTCGCAGTTTTAGGGACTGACCTTGAAAACTTTTACGGAGCGGTTCGCTCCGTGTCGATTGAATTCCTGAAACCGGCGCGTACGGCCATCATCGCGGAAACATTATTTGGGGAACGAGAAGCGATTCGATTGAAGCGCCTCTTGTCTGATGGCGCGGAAGCCACATGGCGGTTGAGCGCGGAAATTAGGGACGAGTCAGGCGATATCGTCGCCACATCTGAAGCTGAGTATATCATCAGACCGTGGCGTGCGGCCTGA
- a CDS encoding hypothetical protein (Evidence 5 : Unknown function) — MLSLVAHPVFACPMVQKVWTLWFTLLDNDQEIKEGTIMSTFFCIMDSVSLAIVICVRYSQMGHFFKIGNWDGRKLEEIGEIGTGK; from the coding sequence ATGCTGTCACTTGTGGCTCATCCGGTTTTTGCGTGCCCGATGGTTCAAAAAGTGTGGACACTCTGGTTTACTCTTCTTGATAACGACCAGGAAATCAAGGAGGGAACCATCATGTCCACATTCTTTTGTATCATGGATTCAGTATCGTTGGCTATCGTTATTTGCGTGCGTTATTCACAAATGGGTCATTTTTTCAAGATAGGAAATTGGGACGGACGGAAATTGGAGGAAATTGGGGAAATTGGGACAGGCAAATAA
- the anfA gene encoding Nitrogen fixation protein AnfA translates to MEKNAEITILYEIAEALNARFGLKKSLYKTMEILSSSMNMERGTITIFDSLRNEINIQVAHGLSEKTIQSVKYKPGEGVTGKVIETGRAIVIPKISQEPLFLNRASSRGIKDRMETSYLCVPIKKGERVIGTLSVDKPYEDACSLETGEKLLSVIATMIARHVIHLEMAILEKKKLRDENKRLRNELKKNYRITNIIGSSNKMREVFQMISQVCGSNATVLIRGESGTGKELAANSIHYNSPRSKKPFVKINCAALPANLIESELFGHEKGAFTGAVKRKPGKFDLANKGTVFLDEIGSISPDVQAKLLRFLQEKEFERVGGEKTIRVDVRIVAATNKNLEDAVENETFRGDLYYRLNVFPIYMPPLRERKTDILLLADHFLEKYALENHKDVRRFSTPAIDMLMDYHWPGNVRELENCIERAVLVCERNVIQALDLPPTLQTPKESGALTHLSLEEAVAGLEIEMITDALKSARGNMKKAAGLLGTTVRKFSYKAQKHGVDPKTRRRPNEPTPRPES, encoded by the coding sequence ATGGAAAAAAACGCGGAAATCACGATCCTTTACGAAATCGCCGAGGCGCTCAACGCCCGGTTCGGCCTTAAAAAATCCCTTTACAAAACCATGGAGATCCTGTCCTCCTCCATGAACATGGAAAGGGGAACCATAACAATTTTCGACTCCCTTCGCAACGAAATAAATATCCAGGTGGCCCACGGTCTTTCGGAAAAAACCATCCAGTCGGTCAAGTACAAGCCCGGTGAGGGCGTCACCGGAAAGGTGATTGAAACCGGCCGGGCCATCGTCATTCCCAAGATCAGCCAGGAGCCTCTTTTTTTAAACCGCGCCTCTTCCCGGGGGATCAAAGACCGGATGGAGACCTCCTACCTGTGCGTGCCCATCAAAAAAGGAGAGCGGGTCATCGGGACCTTGAGCGTGGACAAACCCTACGAGGACGCCTGCTCCCTTGAGACCGGGGAAAAGCTTCTGTCCGTCATCGCCACCATGATCGCCCGGCATGTCATTCACCTCGAGATGGCCATTCTGGAGAAAAAAAAGCTCAGGGACGAAAACAAACGCCTGCGAAACGAGCTGAAAAAAAACTACCGCATCACCAATATCATCGGGTCCAGCAACAAGATGAGAGAGGTTTTCCAGATGATCTCCCAGGTCTGCGGCTCCAACGCCACGGTCCTGATCCGGGGGGAAAGCGGCACCGGAAAGGAGCTGGCCGCCAACTCCATTCACTACAACAGCCCCCGGTCGAAAAAACCCTTTGTGAAGATCAACTGCGCGGCCCTTCCCGCAAACCTCATCGAAAGCGAGCTTTTCGGCCACGAAAAAGGGGCCTTCACCGGCGCGGTGAAACGAAAGCCCGGTAAATTCGATCTGGCGAACAAAGGAACGGTGTTCCTGGACGAAATCGGCTCCATCAGCCCCGATGTCCAGGCCAAACTTTTGAGATTTTTGCAGGAAAAGGAATTTGAGCGGGTCGGGGGCGAAAAAACCATCCGGGTGGATGTCCGGATCGTCGCGGCCACCAATAAGAACCTGGAGGACGCGGTGGAAAACGAGACCTTCCGGGGGGATTTGTATTACCGCCTAAATGTGTTTCCCATCTACATGCCCCCTTTAAGGGAGCGAAAAACCGACATCCTGCTTTTGGCGGACCATTTCCTGGAAAAATACGCGCTGGAAAACCACAAGGACGTGAGGCGTTTTTCCACCCCGGCCATCGACATGCTCATGGACTACCACTGGCCCGGAAACGTCCGGGAGCTGGAAAACTGCATCGAGCGCGCCGTTTTGGTGTGCGAGCGAAACGTCATCCAGGCCCTGGACCTGCCCCCCACCCTTCAGACCCCCAAAGAATCCGGCGCCCTGACCCATCTTTCCCTGGAGGAGGCCGTGGCCGGACTGGAGATCGAGATGATCACCGACGCGCTCAAAAGCGCCCGGGGAAACATGAAAAAGGCGGCGGGCCTGCTCGGGACCACGGTGAGAAAATTCTCCTACAAGGCCCAAAAGCACGGCGTGGACCCCAAAACGCGCCGCCGCCCAAACGAGCCGACGCCCCGGCCGGAATCCTGA